One Campylobacter sp. RM16192 genomic region harbors:
- a CDS encoding ATP-binding protein: MLNLIEQYQDRFLKNFNTTYKRYLYNEIDFSEKLIGVVGARGTGKTTMLFQRLIELKAQNKKALYISLDYPFLGSTSLSELAFEFVDSGGEYLLLDEVHKYEDFAAHLKTIYDMSPLSVIFTGSSAVSILNAKSDLSRRVSVFSLEGLSFREFLELESGMTIDKFSLETILKDHQVIANDLKIKLSQFKKYLKFGYYPFYFNKQSSYYESLLNTINLSIDVDLTSLGLVEQKYTYKLKKLLEVVCQSEPFEVNYTKIATLAEISRAKLYDYIAYLNDARLVNMIDEQSRGLSKLVKPAKIYMNNTNLIYAYGNDCKVGTIRETFFANQLKIKHRLNIPKQGDFIIDDKFIFEVGGKNKGFDQIKDIANSYIASDEIEVGSGNKIPLWLFGLLY, from the coding sequence ATGTTAAATTTAATAGAGCAGTATCAAGATAGATTTCTTAAAAATTTTAATACGACATACAAGCGTTATTTATATAATGAAATTGATTTTAGCGAAAAGCTTATCGGTGTAGTAGGAGCTCGTGGCACAGGTAAGACCACAATGCTCTTTCAAAGATTGATTGAATTAAAAGCTCAAAACAAAAAAGCTCTATACATAAGTCTTGACTATCCGTTTTTAGGCTCTACTAGCCTCAGTGAACTTGCCTTTGAGTTTGTAGACAGTGGCGGAGAATATCTTTTGTTGGATGAAGTACATAAATACGAAGATTTTGCTGCACACTTAAAAACCATATACGACATGAGTCCTTTGAGCGTAATTTTTACAGGCTCATCTGCCGTAAGCATACTAAATGCAAAGAGTGATTTATCGCGTAGAGTTAGTGTATTTAGTCTAGAAGGTCTTAGTTTTAGAGAGTTTTTAGAGCTTGAAAGCGGTATGACAATAGATAAATTTAGTTTAGAAACTATACTAAAAGATCATCAGGTAATTGCGAATGATTTAAAAATAAAGCTAAGTCAATTTAAAAAATATCTTAAATTTGGTTATTATCCATTTTACTTTAATAAGCAAAGCTCATACTATGAAAGTTTGTTAAATACTATTAACCTAAGCATAGATGTTGATCTAACATCTCTAGGACTGGTTGAGCAAAAATATACTTATAAGCTTAAAAAACTGCTTGAAGTAGTCTGCCAAAGCGAGCCATTTGAAGTTAATTACACCAAGATTGCAACTCTTGCAGAGATAAGTAGGGCCAAGCTATATGATTATATTGCCTATTTAAATGATGCAAGATTAGTCAATATGATAGATGAGCAAAGCAGAGGACTTAGTAAGTTAGTGAAGCCTGCAAAAATATATATGAATAATACAAATTTAATTTATGCTTACGGCAATGATTGTAAGGTAGGCACTATAAGAGAGACTTTTTTTGCTAATCAACTAAAGATAAAACATAGGCTAAATATCCCAAAACAAGGAGATTTTATCATAGATGATAAATTTATATTTGAAGTTGGTGGGAAAAATAAAGGATTTGATCAGATAAAGGATATTGCAAACTCATATATAGCTTCCGATGAGATAGAGGTTGGAAGCGGTAATAAGATACCGCTTTGGCTGTTTGGATTATTGTATTAG